The following proteins come from a genomic window of Planctomycetota bacterium:
- a CDS encoding sugar phosphate isomerase/epimerase codes for MQSRRSFLGSVAGIGAAGALAPQLLAAEAKERWPMRLSTSSNHFRQLPLEEACERIGTLGFEAIDIWSAYQGCPHLDHAKDKLGADGLKELLAKHNLKLFAFSTYVGGYARYAELLGAAGGGVAVQGSAGAAKPEELTDRMKRFLESCKPLVELCEKHNSYLAIENHGGSLLCTIDSFKAFVDLNQSPRLGIALAPYHVQAGKMSVEDAIRACGKQLLFFYAWQHAPGVNELPGYGPTDFVPWLKALADIGYAGCVNVFTHHHLEADAMSAALAKARDYVKDCYAKCAAV; via the coding sequence GCCGAGGCGAAGGAGAGGTGGCCGATGCGGCTCTCGACCTCGTCGAACCACTTCCGCCAGTTGCCGCTGGAGGAGGCGTGCGAGCGGATCGGCACGCTGGGCTTCGAGGCGATTGACATCTGGTCGGCCTACCAGGGTTGCCCTCACCTCGACCACGCAAAGGACAAGCTGGGCGCCGACGGGCTGAAGGAGCTCCTGGCGAAGCACAACCTGAAGCTGTTCGCGTTCTCGACCTATGTCGGCGGCTACGCGCGGTATGCGGAACTGCTCGGCGCCGCCGGCGGCGGGGTGGCCGTGCAGGGCAGCGCCGGCGCGGCCAAGCCCGAGGAACTCACCGACCGGATGAAGAGGTTCCTCGAGAGCTGCAAGCCGCTGGTCGAGCTGTGCGAGAAGCACAACTCGTACCTGGCCATCGAGAACCACGGCGGCTCGCTGCTGTGCACCATTGATTCGTTCAAGGCGTTCGTGGACCTGAACCAATCGCCACGGCTGGGCATCGCGCTCGCCCCGTACCACGTCCAGGCGGGCAAGATGTCGGTGGAGGACGCCATTCGCGCCTGCGGGAAGCAGTTGCTGTTCTTCTATGCCTGGCAGCACGCGCCGGGCGTGAACGAGTTGCCCGGCTACGGCCCGACGGATTTCGTGCCGTGGCTGAAGGCCCTGGCCGACATCGGTTACGCCGGCTGTGTCAATGTCTTCACTCACCATCACCTGGAGGCCGATGCCATGTCGGCCGCCCTCGCCAAGGCGCGCGATTACGTGAAGGACTGCTACGCCAAGTGCGCAGCGGTTTGA
- a CDS encoding Gfo/Idh/MocA family oxidoreductase produces MSRALTRRHVLRSAAQGMGGLLILPHARTAFTYAVNDRLRFAVVGMAGYGAYHGFAELLHTYGSVSYAVSCDVDLRKVQKVYEAWEKKAAEWAKSDKPEQRQAAAEYYAPLAARKPPLYADFRRMFDEAAGQFDAAVVATPDHTHAIIAAAALRAGKPVLAEKPLTISAFEARALAQLARERKLPTQMNNGGTASPGFRRGVEILREGVLGDVRDVHIFFSRGGRNLQQPPQGSQEVPKELNWDLWLAQVRWREYHPEWINRIAWRDTSIGELGNFGPHAANMAFMALNVKDLWQPGAGGARIRVVAECSEANQLSYPRWERIRWEVPARGELPPVAFTWHHGHPPDYAPGTRKMLEGLLRDHGAADEELKDLLPYAGCLILGSKGLLATTSHNTEVRLLPKARFEGIEQRRPRTLPVPPNHYREWVEACRGGSMPLSNFEYAAPFAEFLTVGSLATRFPGEALEFDPATGQITNHPKAAEFLRYEYRKGYTI; encoded by the coding sequence ATGAGTCGAGCACTGACCCGCCGCCATGTGCTTCGGAGCGCTGCGCAGGGGATGGGCGGCCTGCTCATCCTGCCGCATGCCCGCACGGCCTTCACCTATGCGGTCAACGACCGGCTCCGTTTCGCCGTGGTGGGCATGGCCGGCTACGGCGCCTACCATGGCTTCGCCGAGTTGCTCCACACCTATGGCAGCGTCAGCTACGCGGTCTCGTGCGACGTTGACCTACGGAAAGTCCAGAAGGTCTACGAGGCGTGGGAGAAGAAGGCGGCGGAATGGGCGAAGTCGGACAAGCCCGAGCAACGGCAAGCTGCGGCGGAGTACTACGCCCCTCTGGCCGCCAGGAAGCCGCCGCTTTACGCGGACTTCCGGCGCATGTTCGACGAGGCGGCGGGCCAGTTCGATGCCGCCGTCGTCGCCACCCCTGACCATACGCACGCGATCATCGCCGCCGCCGCGCTGCGGGCGGGGAAGCCGGTGTTGGCCGAGAAGCCGCTGACGATCAGCGCCTTCGAGGCTCGGGCGCTGGCCCAACTCGCCAGAGAGCGCAAGCTGCCCACGCAGATGAACAACGGCGGCACGGCCAGCCCGGGCTTCCGCCGCGGCGTCGAGATCCTCCGCGAGGGGGTTCTGGGCGACGTGCGGGATGTCCACATCTTCTTCAGCCGCGGCGGGCGGAACCTCCAGCAGCCCCCGCAGGGGAGCCAGGAGGTGCCCAAGGAACTCAACTGGGACCTCTGGCTGGCGCAGGTGAGGTGGCGCGAGTACCACCCCGAATGGATCAACCGCATCGCCTGGCGCGACACGAGCATCGGCGAGCTGGGCAACTTCGGGCCGCACGCGGCCAACATGGCCTTCATGGCGCTGAACGTGAAGGACCTCTGGCAGCCGGGCGCGGGCGGAGCGCGCATCCGCGTCGTCGCCGAGTGCTCCGAGGCCAACCAGCTCTCCTACCCGCGTTGGGAGCGCATCCGCTGGGAGGTGCCGGCCCGCGGCGAGCTGCCGCCTGTCGCCTTCACCTGGCACCACGGCCATCCGCCCGACTACGCGCCCGGCACCCGCAAGATGCTGGAGGGCCTCCTGCGCGACCACGGAGCCGCCGACGAGGAACTGAAGGACCTCCTGCCCTACGCCGGCTGCCTGATCCTGGGCAGCAAGGGGCTCCTGGCCACCACCAGCCACAACACCGAGGTCCGCCTGCTGCCGAAGGCGAGGTTCGAGGGCATCGAGCAGAGGCGGCCCCGCACTCTCCCGGTGCCCCCCAACCACTACCGCGAATGGGTCGAGGCCTGCCGGGGCGGCTCGATGCCGCTCTCAAACTTCGAGTACGCGGCGCCCTTCGCCGAGTTCCTCACAGTCGGCAGCCTCGCCACGCGCTTTCCGGGCGAGGCCCTCGAATTCGACCCGGCCACCGGCCAGATCACCAATCACCCCAAGGCGGCTGAGTTCCTCCGCTACGAGTATCGCAAGGGCTACACCATCTGA